A region of the Sideroxydans lithotrophicus ES-1 genome:
ATTCCGCTGGCTGAAGAAACCGGACTGATCCTGCCCATAGGCCTTTGGGTGATCGAGACGGCCTGCGCCCAGCTCCATGCGTGGGCGCGCGATGAAAAGACACGACACCTTGTGCTGGCGGTGAACATCAGCGCCCGCCAATTCCATCAGTCCGATTTCGTTGCCCAAGTGCGCGCGGCGGTGCAGCGAAATGCCATCGACCCGAACCTGTTCAAGCTGGAACTGACCGAAAGCCTGCTACTGGATGACACGGAGAAAACCGTTGCCACCATGAACGCACTGAAGGCAACCGGTGTCCAGTTATCGCTGGACGATTTCGGCACCGGCTATTCATCCCTGCAATACCTCAAGATATTGCCGCTGAACCAGATCAAGATCGATCGCTCCTTTGTCAGGGACATCGCCACCGACCCCAACGATGCCGCCATCGTGCAGACCATCATCGCGATGGCCGGCACGTTAGGCCTGGACGTGATCGCGGAAGGGGTCGAGACCGAAGCGCAACTTGAGTTCCTTGATTTGCGCGGCTGCCATGCCTGCCAGGGTTACCTGTTTGGCAAACCGGTGTCGATCAGGGAATTCGAGTCATCGCTGGGCCAGAGTTCATCTGCCACAAGCTGACAGCCACTTATCCGCGCGGTAGATGCGGCTAGCCGCGACCCGGTATTGCCCATGTGCAGTCCTTATCTGAGTACAGGTAGGTGAATTACTCCTTCGCAGGTATACCTCGACGCAGCCGATTGGCGTATTATCAGGCCGGGTTCTTGTTTGCATTCCTGAACTTTCCGAACAGGAGCCAGTGGCGGCAGGACTATCACCATCAGTCAGAAAGTTCGACTACGGGAGGTCGCTATCATGAGCTTAGGATCATCATATGAAGAGCAAGACATGGATGAGCTTGAATTCAACATTGAGCTTAGCTGGCTGGCAGCACTTTCGTTTGTAATCGCCGATATATGCCTGTCCATGCCTTGGTCGTAGCTGGTTCGTTCCACACAGTCTTTAACAGAAAACTCCGCCCCCTCAAGGGCATTCATTAAAGGCGATCGCCAATCGCCTGGACTGCCCTCACCCGTACAAACCGCAAGCAATCAAACCAGGGAGACTTCAGGTTGAACGTAAGCCATACCGGCAGATGCCTGATTGCAGCTCTCGTCCTGCTTGCCTTGCCGTTTCATGGCGTGTACGCCGACGACTTCGATTCCTGGAACGAGTCCGGCTTCCAAAGCCACCCCGTCCGCAACAAACCAGGCTTCCATGCGGTAGAACGTCTGGGCATCACAGTTGGCGGAGACGTCATCTCCAAAGTCACCCGTGCGGATGGAACGTTCCGGGAGATCAGCGCTGGCGGACTGTATCAGGCAGGCTTGGGCGCGCTCTATCGGTGGGATGCCATTCCGTTCTCCGCCGAACTGACCATCAACTACCACGTCAACTCCGACTACAACGGCAACGACAATGCCTCGTTCCGGCGCAACCCGCTCGAAGCGCTGGTGTATTTCAACGGCATGGATCGTTTTCGCATCGGTGCAGGCATGCGCTATGTCTATGCGGCAAGGGCGATTTCCGTCCTCAACGGCGTGACGGAAAGGATCGCCTTTGCAAACGCAAGGGGCAGCATCGTCGAGATCGGCTACGAAGTGACGCCCTACGGATGGATCAACCTGCGCTACGTAAAAGAACACTACACGATCGCGGCCTACTCCACCACAGCCACCATTTCCGTCCCGCCAAACACCGCACCATACGACGGCTCGCACTACGGCTTTTTCATCAGCTACGAATACTGACCCATAGCGTGCGGTAACGCACAGACATCAAGACTCCGTTGACACCATCCAGCCAACTCCAATAGAGTTCGTAAACCATGTCGAATCTGTTAACAGCGATACAAGAGAAACAAAAGCAGGAAAACTACCGATCGGTGCGAAGGCTGCTGACCATATTGATCGGCTCGGTATTTTTCATCGAAATGGTTGTGATGGATATTCTGCTTTCGTTCACGCATATGTCCAAAATGGCAGATACCCTGGTGGATGCCACACTGCTTTCGCTGCTGCTGTTCCCCATCTTCTACTTCCTCATTTTTCGCCCCCTGACCAGGAACATCGCCGAGCGCGAAAAAACCGAGGCCGAATTGCGCATCGCCGCTGTCGCGTTCGAGATCAAGGACCCGACCATCATCACCGATGCCAGTGCAAACATCATCCGAGCCAACCAGAAGTTCCTGGAAAGGACCGGATATAACATTGATGAGATCGTCGGCAAGAATCCCCGCATCTTCAAATCCGGGCTGCACAACAAGAAATTCTATGAACGGATGTGGCACCAGCTATTGCAGGAAGGCGCCTGGAGCGGCGAGATCCGCATCGCAACCAAGGAGGGGCGCATCCTCCACCCATTCTGGCTGACCATAACCGCGGTCAAGAATGCGCAACAGGAAACCACCCATTACATCGGCATCTACAATTTCTGACAAAACAACCCGGCTTGTTAACCAAAATTTAACGCCTGTCTGGCAAGCACAAATTCCGCAGTCAACTTCATTGACACCCCCCGACCAACTCAAATAAAGTTCGTCCCACTTGCAGATCCCGCACACGCACATCGCACCGCAAGCACGGTGCGAGGCTCACGGCGGAATTCCCGGAACAGGAGGCTGGCGCAAGTCGACACCCGCACGAGCGGAAGGATGTCGACACCAACACATGTTCAAAAGGGAGAGCAATGCAGCGAATATTGTTGTCGAGCATTCTTGCACTGATAGCCGCAACAGCACAGGCAGACATTTTCAAGTGCAAGACACCTGAAGGCTTCGACTATTCGGAACAACCATGTCCGGCAGGCAACTCATCCGGCGCGGTTCGAACCATACAAGCCACCAGCCAACGACAATCAACAGATTCAGGCGACAGCAATGTCGATAACGTTCCCTTGCCCGTTCCCGCTACCCAGCGCAGCACCTATATCGCATACCAGCCCAAACCCAACCCAAAGGCTTTTGTGATTTACGACGATGGACGCGTGATGAACATCTCCGGCAATTCGCAGCAATTCGTCGATCAAAGACTGGCTGCATTGGATGCCGGATGCTCACCCTACTCGGTAAACGGCAATGTCGTGAGGTTGAAATGATGGAACCAACCTGCGCCCAATAGATATGGAAATAAAGAAGATCAATTCCGGCAAGCTGCGCGCCATCGGCTACGACACGAGAGCGCGCATCCTGCAGGTGCAACTCGACAACGGCGACACGCTGCAATACAGCGGCGTTGGTGAAGACATTTGGCGTCGGCTCAGCAGCTCCGGTGCGGCCTGGAGTTTTTATCGCGACAATATCGAAGAGGAATTCACCGTGAAGAAAGTTTCAGGCGGCACATCTGCGGGAAAAAATCCGCTGGATGATCTGTTTGGTCAAAAATAAAGCGTTGATGCCCATGAAACCAGCCAAGGATATTCCGGATAGTTACAAAAGCCCATCGCTCCGCCGCTGGCGAGTGATGGAAACTTTATCGCACAGGGGAGCGGTCAAGCGCCATGTCTATGGGCATGACATAACGAATGACACTGCCCGTGTATCCACCAGCATCAAAGAGTTCGATCGGGAATCCATGACTATCACCACTCACAGCGGCTCGATATACAAGTTATTGGGCGCGCCCGGCCACTCTCGCGGAGGTACGATCGCCTGGAAAGTTTGGTGCAGCAATAATGATATCCACGCAGAGAAGGACGTGACCAGGGAATATTTTGACATCGACAAGTTGTTCTCCAATGGATCGACCAACGACGTCATCCCCAAGTAGATTGCGCACTGATGGCATCAGCATCGACTCCGGTACAATCGCAGCCTGCACGTTTTTCCAATCTGATTATCCAACATGACCGATTACAACATTTGCATCGGCATGCCGACGGTGGAAGCACTCCATCTTGGCAAACCCGTCACCATCCAGCGCGAACAGAACCCTGCCGCAATCATTCGGGCCGACTATGCCCCTACTGCACGCAAGTGCCCGCCCTACTGCATCCAGCCGATGCAGCTGGCGCCGGGAGTGGAGACACTGGGCGAACTTGAAGTGCTGGACTGCCTGAAGCGCATACGCGAGGGCGAACGCAATCTCATGGTCGTCGATTCGCGCACGCCGGACTGGTATGCGAAAGGCACCATTCCCGGTGCAGCCAACATCCCTTATGCGCAGAACATGGCTGGAGAAGCCACCGACCTGCCCGGCCTGAAAAGGACGCTGATCGAATCGTTCGGCGTGAAGGAGACTGCCGGGGCTTACGACTTCAGCAACGCTTGCACGCTCGCCGTCTTTTGCAATGGCCCTTGGTGCGGGCAGACACCGAACTATATCCGCACCCTGCTTTCTTTGGGTTACCCGGCAAGCAAATTGAAATGGTATCGCGGCGGCATGCAGGACTGGTGCTCACTGGGACTCACGGTGATCTGACCTCCACATGCGGGAGCGGTCGATATCACAACACCTTTTCGCCAAAGACCGAAGAACGTCGGGTCAAGCCGACAAAGGCTCCCTGCCGTCTTTCAGGAAGTGATGTAGCGTTCCATCTGCTCGATGATGAAATCCTGGTCGGAAAGCCTTGCCTTGACCAGGTCTCCGATCGAGACGATACCCAGAATGTTCTTCTGGTCGTCCAGTACCGGCAAGTGGCGGAAGAACCTCTCAGTCATCAACGCCAGACATTGGGAAACCCCCATTGCCGTCGTCACATAGCGCACTTTCGTGGACATCACCTCTCTCACCAGGACTTCTTTCGGATTCAGGCATAGCGACGAGACCTTGTGCAGACAGTCGCGTTCGGTAAAGACGCCAATCAATTTGCCCTGCTCAACGACCATGACGGCGCCGATATCCCGTTCGCGCATCAGCACCAGCGCATAATGTACTGTGTCGTCGGGGGATACGGTGGTTAGAGGTTTGGTCTTTTCGGCAAGTATCTGTGCAATCGTTTTCATGATGCCCCCCAATCTTGTTCTGATTATTGGTTAGCCAACTCATCAGGCCGATCTTTATTGCCCGATGCAAATGCAAGGTTATTTCTACGCTTAAGCAGCATGTTTGTCGAGCAATTTGCAAGTCAAACAAAAGCCCATGAACTGTGTGTCGCAAAGACTCTGCATTGGCGATGCAGCATACCGGTGCCGAATAATTCGAATGCCGAACCGATTTCGCAACTGGAATAAAAAAGGGCCGCAACGCGGCCCTTTTCATTACTGCTGGCAACAAATCTGCTGCTGCGGATTAAACGCCCAGCTTGGTCTTGGTGTAGCTTTCGATCAGCTTGATAGTGGCTTCCGGCAGCGGCACGTAGTCAAGCTTGGCAGCCTGCTCTTGGCCGTTGTGCAGGAACCATTTTGCAAACTTGACCACCTTCGCATTGTCCTCTTTGGCAGAGTCAGTGCGCAGCAGGAAGTAGGTCGTGGCTGTCAGAGGCCAGCTTTCCGCACCCGGTGCATTGGTCATGATGGTGTAGAAGTCGCTGGCGTGAGCGAAGTCTGTCTTGGCCGATGCTGCCTGGAAGTGCTTGGGTGCTGGAGAAACGATCTTGCCTGCGCTGTTGACCATGCGTGTCCAGGTCAGGTGCGTCTGCATCGCGTAAGCGTATTCGTCATAGCCGATGGAACCCTTGACCTGAGCAACATAGGATGCAACGCCTTCGCTGCCCTTGCCGCCCATGCCTGCTGGCCATTGCACGGAAGTATTGGAACCCACTTTGTCCTTCCATTCCTGGCTGACCTTGGACAGGTAGTCGGTGAAGTAGAAAGTGGTACCGGAACCGTCAGCGCGATGCACAACGGTGATGTCCAGGTCAGGCAGGTGCAGTTTCGGATTCAGGGCTGTGATAGCCTTGTCGTTCCACTTGGTGATCTTGCCCATGTAGATGTCAGCCAGGACCTTGCCGTCCAGGATCATTTCGCCGGGCTTCACGCCAGGCACGTTCACGATCGGGGTGATGCCGATGATCACGACGGGGAATTGCACCAGATTGGCTTCCTTGAGCTGATCAGGTGTCAATGGCATGTCGCTGTCGCCGAAATTGACAGTCTTTTCCTTGATCATCTTGATGCCGCCACCGGAGCCGATGGACTGGTAGTTGATCGAATTGCCGGTCTTGTCCTTGTAGGTGTTAGCCCATTGCGACAGAACCGGGTAGATCGCCGTGCTGCCTGCGCCAGTTACGTCATCTGCCATTGCGCTTGCGCTGATAACCAGTGCGCATACGCCCAGTGCTTTGGAAAGTGCTTTCAAGTTCATTTTCATTCCGAGTTGTCCTTGTGTTGGAAGTGGAGGCGGCATTCTTGCATCGAATTGTTGCAGAAATATTTCATATAACTCCGCACACCAAATTAAGTTCGAATTTAACTCAGTCTTAACGCTCGATTGAGGCATGCCATAACAAATGGCCGCAAGTCCAGACAAGCCAGAAATAGACTGGTGTCCTAGCCAATACGAGACTTGCATGGTCGAGTATCTGCCCCAAAGGCATATGGACATTCGGCCGGTAAAGTCATATGTTGCTTTCAGGGCTGGCGGTTGATACAGGTTTTGTCCAGATATGTACCACACGGATTCCTCGACGCAACATGTCTGGCACGGCGTTTCATTTTAATAATCACTTCGGGAGTTATCATGAAACTGAAAGCAAAATCATCGGCAGTGGCACTGGCTCTGTTCGCCATGACCTCTTCGGCAATGGCAGAAGGCTTTTACGTAGCGGTTGACGGTGGCGCAATGGGTTACAGCAATTCGCATATCCTTTCAGCCTGGGGTATCGACTTCAACGCGGGTGGCGCCATCACCTTGGGCGGCGGTTACAACTTCAATAACTATTTCGGCTTGGAAGCCGGGTTCACCAACACCGGCGATTCGACCATCACCACTTACGGTTTTTACTCAAAAGAGACGTTGAAATCTTCCGCTGCACAATTGGCTGCTGTCGGGACCTTCCCTATCAACGATCGTTTCAGCATGTTCCTCAAAGCGGGAGTGGCGAATACCAGGATCGATTACACGTATTGGTCGTTCGGCACTACCGCTTCTGCCAGTGCATCGAAGTCCCACGCAATGATAGGCTTCGGCGGTCAATACAACTTCAACCGGCACTGGGGCCTGCGCGTCCAGTACCAGGACTATGGCAAGACCCAGGTGGGGCCGGTCATCGCCAACGGTGTGCCGCAAGCGGGAACCACTGGCGACATCGGCATGGCGTTGTTCTCGGTCGGCGGCGTGTACAACTTCTGACCTGAGCCCCTGCCGCAGGCAGATTCCGGTTACACCTCACTCTGCTGCGCAAATTTTAGAAGGCGACCATCCGGTCGCCTTTTTTCCGCCTCTGATTTCCCCCGATCCGCTGCCAACCATTGCAACAGCAATACCTATATGCCGAGTGGGTGAAAGTTAAATTAATGTAAAGAAATCGTCTCCGTTCACCATAGAGTTATGCCAGAATTTGGTCGGAGGAGTTGTATGCGACGTTTGGTGATGAAGCTGACCTCATCGTCATGTCAACAGCCTAATTAAAAAAACATGATCGCCCCGATACGTGTCAGAAAGATCGCAATGCTGGTTACCCTGTTGTCGCTGGTGGCCACAGGATTCTATTGGTGGCAATTATCCAAGGCAGGCGACCAGCTCCGATCCGAAACACTCGCCCAGGCAGAATTGCGTGCCCGGCAACTGAACGACTCAGTCGCCCAGCAGGTCGCGATACTGATCCGCTATGTCGATTTCGCCGCGCAAGAACTCGGCGAAACCTATATCGATGGCAAATTGAGCGAGTTCCGCAAGCAGGTGGACGAAGTTGAAGAACGTTTTCCGGAACAATCGCTGCTGCAGATCGCCGTGATCGATGCCCAAGGTTATCTCGCCTACTCCAACCTCGGCATGAAGGAACGGGTATACCTGGGTGACCGCGAACACTTCAAGGCACATTTGGGGAGCGATAAGACGCAGCTGTTTGTCAGCGCTCCCGTGTTGGGCAGGGTCTCCAGGCAATGGTCCATCCAGTTCACCAGGCCGCTCCTGCGCCACGGCCGGTTTGCAGGTGTCATCGTCCTCTCGCTGTCGCCTGAGTATCTGCACAAGACATTGCGCGAGTTGTCGTTGGGGCGAGAAGACTCGATAGCGATCTTCCGGCAAAGCGGGGAATACCTTGCGCGTAACGTGGACAACGAGATCGCGCTTGGCAAAGCGGTAGGGCCACGTCCGTTTCTCGGTCCCGATGCGCCATCTGGCGGGCTGTTCAAGTCCAAGGCCTATTTCGACAACGTGGTCCGCTTGTTCCAATGGCGCCGCCTCAGCGATGCCCCGGTCGTCGTTGTGCTGGGGCTGAGCGAAACAGCCTTGCTGAAGCCGGTCGATGCGATCATTCACAAGAACCGCTGGCAAGCCGGTATCGCAACGGCCCTGCTCTGGCTGTTGACGCTCGGAGCCATCCTGCTGTTGCAACGCCTGAGTTCGCAGCAGAAATTGATCGTGCGGCACGCACAGCGATTGCAGGCAACGAGTAACGACCTGCAAGAGAGCGAGAAGCGCTTGCGCACCATCTTCGAAACCGAGCCGGAATGCATCAAGGTCGTGGATCGCAATGGGGAACTGGTGGAAATGAATCAGGCAGGCCTGGCGATGCTGGAAGCAGCTACCCTGGAGGAAGCACGACAGAAAAAACTGATCGACTATGTCGCCCCGGAGGATCAGGCTGCTTTTTTAGCATTGCATCGCCGCGTGATGAATGGAGAAAGCGCTGTTCTGGAGTTCAAGATCACCGGGCTCAAGGGCACTTTGCATCACCTGGAAACCCATGCCACTCCGATGCCCGATGCGAATGGCAATATCTCGCTACTGCTCGGCATCACCCGCGATGTCACAGCCAGCATGCACGCCAAACAGCAGTTGCGCATCGCGGCCACTGCGTTCGAGTCGCAGGAAGGCATGCTGGTCACCGATGCCGTCGGGGCCATTCTGCGCGTGAACCAGGCCTTCACGCGGATCACTGGTTACACCGCTGATGAAGTCATCGGCAAGAATCCGCGCATCCTCAACTCGGGCCGGCACGATGCCTATTTCTACAAGGAGATGTGGGAAAGGATCAAACGTACCGGCGAGTGGGAGGGCGAAATATGGAATCGGCGCAAGAACGGAGATGTCTACCCTGAGCACCTTACCATCACCGCGGTCAAGGACGCCGGGGGGAACGTGGTGAATTATGTCGCGACCCTGATGGATATCACCGCAAGCAAGGCATCCGAAGAAGAGATCAGGAATCTGGCTTTCTTCGATCCGCTCACCCGGCTGCCCAACCGGCGGTTGCTGCAGGATCGCCTGCAACAGGCACTGGCTTCCTGCGGCCGGTCCGGCAAGAGTGGTGCGATACTTTTCATCGACCTGGATAATTTCAAGAATCTCAATGACACGCTCGGCCATGACATCGGCGATCTGCTGCTGGAAAAGGTCGCCATACGGCTGAGCAGTTGTGTGCGCGAAGGCGACACCGTTGCCCGCATCGGAGGCGACGAGTTCGTCGTGATGCTGGAAGACCTGAGCGACAACATCCTTGATGCAGCGGAACAGACCGAATCTGTCGGCAGCAAGATCCTCGCCTCCCTCAACGTGCCTTACCAGCTTGGCATACACACCTACGACAACAGCCCGAGCATCGGTGCGACCCTGTTCAACGACAACCATAATTCGATCGACGAACTGCTGAAACAGGCCGACATCGCCATGTATCAGGCAAAGAAGGCCGGGCGCAACACCATGCGCTTCTTCGATCCGCGCATGCAGCAATCGCTCAGCGCCCGCCTGGCACTCGAACTGGAATTGCGCAAGGCGATCGAAAAAGACCAGTTCCAGCTTTATTACCAGATCCAGGTCGATGAAACGCACCGCCCGCTGGGAGCCGAGGCACTGTTGCGCTGGATGCACCCCGAGCATGGCCTGATGGCGCCCGCAGAATTCATACCGATGGCGGAAGAAACAGGCTTGATCGTCCCCATCGGCTGGTGGGTGCTCGAAACCGCTTGCACCCAGCTCAAGGCATGGGAGAAGGATCCACTCACCCGCAACCTGGTCCTATCCATCAACGTGAGTGCCAAGCAATTCCACCAGCCCGATTTCGTGGATCAGGTACAGGCTGCCGTGGATCACTATGGCATCGACCCTGCCCTGCTGAAGCTGGAGCTCACTGAAAGCATCCTGCTGGAGAATGTCGACACCACGATCAAGCGGATGTCCGCATTGAAAAAGACCGGGGTCGGCTTTTCGCTGGACGACTTCGGTACCGGTTATTCTTCCCTGCAATACCTCAAACGTCTGCCGCTCGATCAGCTCAAGATAGATCAGTCGTTCATGCAGGAGATCACTTCCGACAGCAGCGACATGGCTATCGTGAGCACCATCATCGCCATGGCTCAAAGCATGCAGATGGGTGTCATCGCCGAAGGTGTAGAGACGGAAGAACAACGGCAGCTCCTCCTGCGAAAGGGCTGCAATCACTTTCAGGGATATCTGTTCAGCAAACCCGTTCCTGTAGAACAATTCGAGAAACTGCTGCATCGTGGCTGAATAAAAAGGCGACCATCGGTCGCCTTTTCCCGTTCGCCTCCAACTATCCCTACCCCACCCATTTCCGTGCGTTCTGGAACATGCGCAGCCATGCGCCGTTCTCCTGCCACTCGCGCGGATACCAGGAGTTCTGCACGGCACGGAACACGCGCTCCGGATGCGGCATCATGATGCTGAAGCGCCCGTCCGGGGTGGTGAGTCCGGTGATGCCGTGCGGCGAGCCATTGGGATTGAGCGGATAAGTCTCGGTCGCCTTGCCGTGGTGGTCGACATAGCGCAGTGTGACCAGTGCGGCTTTCTGTTTTTTGACGCTGCCGAAATCGGCATAGCCTTCGCCATGCGCGACGACGATGGGCATGCGGCTGCCGGCCATGCCGTCGAACAGGATGGAAGGCGACTGCTGCACTTCCACCATGACGAAGCGCGCCTCGAACTGTTCCGACTGGTTGCGCGCAAAATGCGCCCAGTTCTCGGCGCCGGGGATGATCTCGTGCAGGTTGCTCATCATCTGGCAGCCGTTGCACACGCCCAGCGCAAACGTATCGCTCCGTTTGAAGAATCCTTCGAACTCTTCGCGCGCGCGCGGGTTGAACAGGATGGACTTGGCCCAGCCCTCGCCCGCCCCCAGCACGTCGCCGTAGGAGAATCCGCCACAAGCAGCAACGCCTTTGAAATCGGCCAGTTTCACGCGTCCGCTGATGATGTCGCTCATGTGCACATCCACCGCGGCAAAGCCGGCGCGATCGAATGCGGCGGCCATCTCGACCTGGCCGTTGACACCCTGCTCGCGCAGGATGACCATCTTCGGGCGCGAGGTCAGCAATGCCGGAGCGACGTTCTCGTTGAGATCATAGGTCAGTTTCACATGCAGCCCTGTATCCCTCGCATCCAGCGTGCGGTCATATTCCTGCTGCGCGCAGACCGGGTTGTCGCGCAGCTTTTGCAACTGGTAAGTGGTCTCCGACCATATGCGGCGCAGGGTGATCGCGTTCTCGCTGTACAGCTGCGTCTTGCCGCGCATGATGGTGATGCTGCCGCTGGTATTGAGACGCGCCACTTCATGCACGCTGGAAAGTCCAGCCTCGTCGCACTGCACGAAGATGTCGGCCAGGTCGTCGCGGCGCACTTGCACCAGCGCGCCGAGCTCTTCGTTGAACAGGATGTCGAGGTCGCCGCCCCTGCATTCGTCGAGCCGGATATCCATGCCGATGTGCGAAGCGAAAGTCATCTCGCACAACGCCGCCAGCATGCCGCCGTCGGAACGGTCATGGTAGGCCAGCAGTTTGCCTGCACGGTTGAAGCGCTGGATGAGGTCGAAGAAGGCCTTCAGCTGCTTCGCATCGTCGACGTCCGGTGCCACATCGCCGACCTGCTTGTACGCTTGTGCCAGTGCCGAACCGCCCAGGCGGTTGCGGCCGCAGCCCAGATCGAACAGCAGCACCACGGTGTCGGTGTCGGCTGCCAGTTGCGGGGTGAGAGTCTTGCGCGCATCCGGACAGGGGGCGAAGGCGGTGACGATGAGCGACAGCGGCGCGGTGACGGCCTTGTTCTGCTCGCCCTCTTTCCACGTCGTCTTCATTGACATCGAGTCCTTGCCCACCGGGATGCTGATGCCGAGCTGCGGGCACAGTTCCATGCCCACCGCCTCGACGGTGTCATACAGGGCGGCATCTTCGCCGTGATGTCCGGCGGCGGCCATCCAGTTGGCGGAGAGTTTGATGTCGCCGATCTTGTCGATCTGCGCCGCGGCGATGTTGGTGATCGCCTCGCCGATGGCCATGCGGCCGGAGGCCGGGGCGTTGAGCACGGCGATGGGCGTGCGCTCGCCGAGCGCGAAGGCTTCGGCGCGGTTGGTGTTGAAGCCCATCAGCGTGACGGCTACATCCGCCACCGGCACTTGCCACGGGCCGACCATCTGGTCGCGCGCGGTCATGCCGCCGACGGTGCGGTCGCCGATGGAGATGAGGAAGGTCTTGTCCGCCACCGAGGGCATGCGCAGTACGCGCTCGACGGCTTCCTTCAGCACGATGTTGCCGGTGTCGAACTTCGGCAGCTGCACTTGCTCGCGCTGCACCTTGCGCGTCATCTTCGGCGGTTTGCCCAGCAGCACGGAGAGCGGCATATCCACGGCATAGTTGTCGAACTCTTCGTCATGCACCACCAGGCTGTCTTCGCTGATGGCCCGGCCCAGCACGGCGAACGGGCATCGCTCACGTTCGCACAGCGCCTGGAATTCCAGCACGCGCTCCAGCGGGATCGCCAGCACGTAGCGCTCCTGCGCTTCGTTGCTCCATATCTGCATCGGCGACATGCCGCGCTCTTCGGAAGGAATGGAACGCAACTCGAAGAACGCGCCCTTGCCGCCGCCATGCACCAGTTCCGGCAGCGCGTTGGAGACGCCGCCCGCGCCCACGTCGTGGATGGAGAGGACGGGGTTGTTGCTGCCCATCTGCCAGCAGCGGTCGATGACTTCCTGCGCGCGACGCTGCATCTCGGGGTTGCCGCGCTGCACGGAATCGAAGTCGAGGTTCTCGGCATTGGCGCCGGTATCCATGCTGGATGCCGCACCGCCGCCCAGACCGATCAGCATGCCGGGACCGCCCAGCTGGATCAGCACCGCGCCTTCCGGCAGGTTGTGCTTGCGGGTATGCGTGGCGCTGATGTTGCCGACGCCGCCGGCCAGCATGATGGGCTTGTGGTAGCCGCGCACTTCGCCGTTCACCTGCTCTTCGAAGGTGCGGAAATAGCCAGCCAGGTTGGGGCGGCCGAATTCGTTGTTGAACGCCGCGCCGCCGAGCGGGCCGTCGATCATGATCTGCAGCGGCGATGCGATGCGTCCCGGCTTGCCAACGG
Encoded here:
- the purL gene encoding phosphoribosylformylglycinamidine synthase, coding for MFRTSIGKAALSSFRLDKLRTALNATKSGVTLEDTRHCYFTELSVDLTPADVDLLDRLLGLDKSAGEPELEGKVQSLLVVPRLGTISPWSSKATDIARHCALPQVKRIERGVLYYLKSKSGKPLTDAEKKAVLPLLHDRMTESVVTDIDGIEDRIFRHGTPQPLSSVDILAGGKAALETANRELGLALSADEIDYLVANFTKLKRNPTDVELMMFAQANSEHCRHKIFNADWVIDDEKQPNSLFGMIRNTHNLHPEGTIIAYSDNSSVIEGAEIERFYPRTDGGYAFGKELTHTLMKVETHNHPTAIAPFAGAATGSGGEIRDEGATGTGSKPKAGLTGFSVSNLHIPGFEQPWEADPVGKPGRIASPLQIMIDGPLGGAAFNNEFGRPNLAGYFRTFEEQVNGEVRGYHKPIMLAGGVGNISATHTRKHNLPEGAVLIQLGGPGMLIGLGGGAASSMDTGANAENLDFDSVQRGNPEMQRRAQEVIDRCWQMGSNNPVLSIHDVGAGGVSNALPELVHGGGKGAFFELRSIPSEERGMSPMQIWSNEAQERYVLAIPLERVLEFQALCERERCPFAVLGRAISEDSLVVHDEEFDNYAVDMPLSVLLGKPPKMTRKVQREQVQLPKFDTGNIVLKEAVERVLRMPSVADKTFLISIGDRTVGGMTARDQMVGPWQVPVADVAVTLMGFNTNRAEAFALGERTPIAVLNAPASGRMAIGEAITNIAAAQIDKIGDIKLSANWMAAAGHHGEDAALYDTVEAVGMELCPQLGISIPVGKDSMSMKTTWKEGEQNKAVTAPLSLIVTAFAPCPDARKTLTPQLAADTDTVVLLFDLGCGRNRLGGSALAQAYKQVGDVAPDVDDAKQLKAFFDLIQRFNRAGKLLAYHDRSDGGMLAALCEMTFASHIGMDIRLDECRGGDLDILFNEELGALVQVRRDDLADIFVQCDEAGLSSVHEVARLNTSGSITIMRGKTQLYSENAITLRRIWSETTYQLQKLRDNPVCAQQEYDRTLDARDTGLHVKLTYDLNENVAPALLTSRPKMVILREQGVNGQVEMAAAFDRAGFAAVDVHMSDIISGRVKLADFKGVAACGGFSYGDVLGAGEGWAKSILFNPRAREEFEGFFKRSDTFALGVCNGCQMMSNLHEIIPGAENWAHFARNQSEQFEARFVMVEVQQSPSILFDGMAGSRMPIVVAHGEGYADFGSVKKQKAALVTLRYVDHHGKATETYPLNPNGSPHGITGLTTPDGRFSIMMPHPERVFRAVQNSWYPREWQENGAWLRMFQNARKWVG